A genome region from Patescibacteria group bacterium includes the following:
- a CDS encoding DNA-directed RNA polymerase subunit beta, which yields MRSIKKIKNKKTITSSKFSNEVNKFPPRKYFTTNHEVMELPNLIEIQTKSYDWFVSEGLRELFDEISPIKDYSGKELELYLKDYYLDEPKYDELTAKSRNTTFESPLRCQVELVNKKTGEIKEQEIYLGDFPLMTPRGTFIINGVERVVVSQLIRSPGVFFTAEFNGERRLFGAKVIPNRGAWLEFETDSQGVIAVKIDRKRKVPVTSLLRAFGYTTNEEIKSLFKEVDAHPDLSYIQVTISKDHATNQEEGLKEVYKRIRPGDLATADNARSLIYAMFFNFDRYDFGRVGRYKMNKRLGLNAPISKEGRVLQKEDLVAIIREIIRLNNTQGELDEIDHLGNRRVRAVGELIQNRFRVGLARMERIVHDRMSTMDLSVITPSQLINARPVIAAVREFFMSSQLSQFMDQTNPLAELEHKRRLSAMGPGGLHRKRAGFDVRDVHRSHYGRICPIATPEGPNIGLVGHLASYARLNEYGFIETPYRKVVREVENKSGETSGEIARGTFQDKKGRIIVRDGEEITLKAAREIAKMPLEKITVKPHLTNEIVYLDAFTEEATVTVPATVNLDAKGYFLEHNVRCRVQGEPTIRSSEKIDYVDVSPRQIVSITTSLIPFLEHDDASRALMGTNMQRQSVSCIIPEAPIVGTGTESAAALYSGQVVVAQSEGKVIEVSSDQIKLLTEGGEIENYPLLKFDRSNASTCMNQRPLANKGQRVKKGDVLADGAATDHGELALGQNLLVAFMAWEGGNFEDAILISDRVVQTDRYSSIHIEDFSIDVRDTKLGPEMVTRDIPNVSEERLKDLDEEGIVRIGAEVSSGDILVGKVTLKGESDLSAEEKLLRAIFGEEARDVKDTSLYLQHGEHGKVVDIKIFSRDQGDKLPTGVIKTIQVSVANLRKIQVGDKMAGRHGNKGVISRVVPQEDMPFLEDGTGVDIILSPLGVPSRMNVGQILETHLGWAARDLGYRVASPVLDGVPEEIVRRELLKAGIPPDGKVTLYDGRSGQPFMEKVTVGVIYMMKLNHLVEDKMHQRSIGPYSLVTQQPLGGKAQFGGQRFGEMEVWALEAYGAAYTLQEMLTIKSDDVLGRSKTYESIIKGEEIQQPNIPESFNVLVKELKGLCLNVELVGAEDRESKGSN from the coding sequence ATGCGCTCTATTAAAAAGATAAAAAATAAGAAAACTATAACTTCAAGTAAATTCTCCAATGAAGTAAATAAATTTCCGCCGCGGAAATATTTTACTACGAATCATGAGGTGATGGAATTGCCTAATCTCATTGAAATCCAAACAAAATCTTATGATTGGTTTGTAAGCGAAGGTTTAAGGGAGCTTTTTGATGAAATTTCGCCGATTAAAGATTATTCCGGCAAAGAGCTGGAATTATATTTGAAAGACTATTATCTGGATGAACCTAAATATGATGAACTGACGGCAAAGTCCCGTAATACTACTTTTGAATCTCCTTTGCGTTGCCAAGTGGAGTTAGTGAATAAGAAAACAGGCGAGATTAAGGAGCAAGAAATTTACCTTGGGGATTTTCCTTTAATGACACCCCGAGGTACTTTTATTATTAATGGCGTGGAAAGAGTAGTGGTTTCACAACTAATCCGTTCTCCGGGCGTATTTTTTACCGCGGAGTTCAACGGGGAGCGCAGACTCTTCGGGGCGAAAGTAATTCCTAACCGCGGAGCTTGGTTGGAATTTGAAACTGACTCCCAAGGCGTCATTGCAGTGAAAATTGATCGCAAAAGAAAGGTGCCGGTGACGAGCCTTCTGCGTGCTTTTGGTTACACCACCAATGAAGAAATCAAAAGCCTTTTTAAAGAAGTGGATGCGCACCCGGATTTATCCTATATTCAAGTGACGATTAGTAAGGATCACGCTACAAATCAGGAAGAGGGATTGAAGGAAGTTTACAAAAGAATTCGTCCAGGAGATCTCGCTACCGCGGACAACGCCCGCTCTTTAATTTATGCGATGTTTTTCAATTTTGACCGCTATGATTTTGGCAGGGTGGGCCGTTATAAAATGAATAAGAGGCTCGGTCTCAATGCGCCGATAAGCAAAGAGGGGAGGGTTTTGCAGAAGGAGGATTTAGTCGCGATTATTCGTGAGATTATCCGTTTGAATAATACCCAGGGCGAGCTGGATGAAATTGACCATCTTGGGAATCGTCGGGTGCGGGCTGTGGGGGAGCTTATTCAAAATCGGTTCCGTGTCGGTTTGGCGCGCATGGAGAGAATTGTCCATGATCGGATGAGCACGATGGATTTATCCGTCATCACACCTTCTCAACTGATTAACGCTCGGCCAGTAATTGCGGCGGTGCGGGAATTTTTTATGTCTTCGCAATTATCTCAGTTTATGGACCAAACAAATCCTTTAGCGGAACTGGAACACAAGCGAAGATTGTCCGCAATGGGACCGGGCGGGTTGCATAGGAAAAGAGCAGGATTTGATGTGCGCGATGTTCATCGTTCGCATTACGGCCGGATCTGCCCTATTGCCACGCCTGAAGGGCCGAACATTGGTCTTGTCGGACATTTAGCGAGTTACGCTCGCCTCAATGAGTATGGCTTTATCGAAACGCCCTATCGCAAGGTAGTGCGGGAGGTGGAAAATAAATCCGGAGAAACCAGCGGCGAGATTGCGCGGGGGACTTTTCAAGATAAAAAGGGGAGAATTATTGTGCGAGACGGCGAGGAGATTACTTTAAAGGCAGCGCGGGAAATAGCAAAGATGCCGTTAGAAAAAATCACAGTTAAACCTCACCTCACCAACGAGATAGTTTACCTCGATGCTTTTACCGAGGAGGCAACGGTGACTGTGCCGGCGACCGTGAATCTAGACGCAAAAGGTTATTTTTTGGAACATAATGTGCGTTGTCGCGTTCAGGGCGAGCCTACGATCCGTTCCTCGGAAAAGATAGATTATGTAGATGTTTCGCCGCGTCAAATTGTGAGCATTACCACTTCTCTAATTCCTTTTTTGGAGCACGACGATGCCAGCAGAGCCTTAATGGGAACGAATATGCAACGTCAGTCCGTATCTTGTATTATACCTGAAGCCCCTATAGTCGGCACAGGGACAGAATCCGCGGCCGCGCTTTATTCCGGACAGGTAGTGGTGGCGCAAAGCGAGGGCAAGGTTATTGAGGTTTCCTCGGATCAGATAAAATTATTAACAGAGGGTGGCGAAATTGAGAATTATCCTTTATTGAAGTTTGACCGCTCTAATGCCTCCACGTGCATGAATCAGCGTCCCTTGGCAAATAAGGGTCAGAGGGTAAAGAAAGGGGATGTTTTAGCAGATGGCGCGGCCACGGATCATGGTGAATTAGCTTTGGGTCAAAATCTTCTTGTCGCCTTTATGGCTTGGGAAGGGGGAAATTTTGAAGATGCAATTTTAATCTCCGATCGAGTCGTGCAAACCGATCGCTATAGTTCTATTCATATTGAAGATTTTTCTATTGATGTGCGGGATACCAAGTTGGGACCCGAGATGGTCACGCGTGATATTCCTAATGTTAGCGAAGAACGTTTAAAAGATCTGGACGAAGAAGGAATTGTTCGCATCGGCGCTGAAGTATCCTCGGGAGATATCCTAGTAGGTAAAGTGACTTTAAAGGGGGAAAGTGACCTTTCTGCCGAGGAAAAACTCTTGAGAGCTATCTTTGGTGAAGAGGCGCGAGATGTCAAGGATACCTCTTTATATTTGCAGCACGGGGAACACGGCAAGGTTGTGGACATTAAGATATTTTCCCGTGATCAAGGAGATAAGTTGCCGACAGGGGTAATTAAAACTATTCAAGTAAGCGTAGCAAATTTAAGAAAGATTCAAGTCGGTGATAAAATGGCGGGTCGTCACGGCAATAAAGGGGTTATTTCGCGCGTCGTGCCCCAAGAAGATATGCCCTTCTTAGAAGACGGGACGGGAGTGGATATTATTTTGTCTCCCTTGGGAGTGCCTTCACGGATGAATGTCGGACAGATTTTGGAGACCCATCTTGGGTGGGCGGCGAGAGATTTGGGTTATCGGGTGGCGAGCCCAGTTTTAGATGGAGTGCCTGAAGAGATTGTGCGCCGCGAGCTCCTAAAGGCGGGTATACCTCCTGACGGAAAGGTGACCCTTTATGATGGTCGCTCTGGTCAACCCTTTATGGAAAAGGTGACAGTGGGGGTGATTTATATGATGAAATTAAATCACTTAGTGGAAGACAAAATGCACCAACGTTCCATAGGACCTTATTCTTTAGTTACTCAACAGCCCCTAGGCGGGAAAGCCCAGTTTGGCGGTCAGCGCTTTGGGGAAATGGAAGTTTGGGCGCTTGAGGCTTATGGCGCCGCCTATACCCTTCAGGAGATGCTAACGATTAAGTCTGATGATGTTTTGGGGCGCTCTAAAACTTATGAATCTATTATTAAAGGCGAGGAGATCCAACAACCGAATATACCCGAGTCTTTTAACGTATTAGTGAAAGAATTGAAAGGTTTGTGTTTAAATGTAGAGTTGGTCGGGGCAGAAGATAGAGAATCCAAAGGATCAAATTAA
- a CDS encoding metal-dependent hydrolase, giving the protein MYLPTTHIAFGVLGSILSSFILKVPLTREMVVFGMITSVFPDIDYVYYLARFGIRPAKYSHEHRQVLTHSLSPYVVIAVLIFFFGSKVWGATFFLASLSHLILDSVRSPWGIRWFWPFSNQYYSLSFKSGFHGFTKKQLDEFTSQRSNKAWVDRFLKWDNPYFLFEFSVIIFLSAFLFFFFFKYF; this is encoded by the coding sequence ATGTATCTTCCCACAACCCATATAGCTTTCGGTGTCCTAGGTTCTATATTGAGCAGTTTTATTTTGAAAGTTCCCTTGACGCGTGAAATGGTGGTTTTTGGAATGATTACTTCTGTTTTTCCTGACATTGATTATGTATATTATTTGGCGCGTTTTGGCATCAGACCCGCAAAATATAGCCATGAGCACCGCCAGGTCCTAACCCATAGCTTATCTCCTTATGTCGTCATCGCAGTTTTAATTTTTTTCTTTGGGAGTAAAGTTTGGGGCGCAACTTTTTTCCTTGCCTCTTTGTCACATTTAATCTTGGACAGCGTTCGTTCGCCTTGGGGCATTCGTTGGTTTTGGCCGTTTTCCAATCAATACTACAGCTTGAGCTTTAAGAGTGGTTTTCATGGCTTTACCAAAAAACAGTTAGACGAATTTACAAGTCAACGCAGTAATAAAGCCTGGGTAGACCGTTTCTTAAAGTGGGATAATCCTTATTTCCTTTTTGAATTTTCAGTTATTATATTTTTAAGCGCATTCTTATTCTTTTTCTTCTTTAAATATTTTTAA
- the rpoC gene encoding DNA-directed RNA polymerase subunit beta': MSNITPFRAIKLKLASPEEILAWSYGEITRPETINYRTGKPEKDGLFCEKIFGPTKDWECYCGKYKRIRYKGIVCDKCGVEVTRSIVRRERMGHISLAVPVSHIWFLRGVPSKVGLVLNLGVQSLEKVVYFASYIITKVYKEAREKARVQINKELKVKREDIIRRYKEVVSLLKQEKGKALSRLETKSKRAKIEAGFDQKIIAKHKEREKALEELSGAVLLAQRELASIKRLAVISELQYRNFSLKYGEVFEAGIGAGAIRDILAKINLEKLAQKLNIEFKKASSTEQKRLKKRISLVEGMIRAKIRPEWMILTELPVIPPDLRPMVQLDGGRFAASDLNDLYRRIINRNNRLKRLQELNAPEVIKRNEKRMLQEAVDALIDNEARHGKVASSTTGQKRVLRSVADMLKGKQGRFRQNLLGKRVDYSGRSVIVVGPKLKLHQCGIPKKMALELFKPFVISKLIQKEYTHNVRSAGKLLEAGTPEVWDILEEVIRDQYVLLNRAPTLHRLSIQAFKPILIEGKAIQIHPMVCSAFNADFDGDQMAVHVPLTRMAREEARKIMLSSRNLLKPATGEPITTASKDIVLGCYYMTRIREKAKGEGKIFATPEEALLAHEEGIVDIQALIFARMNSGEKVQTSVGRIIFNQILPPALRFQNQVMDKKALKNLIDSCLKRYGRKRAVKLIDDIKDMGFEYLTRSGLSWGMNDLQIPARKEEILKKADIEVDQIYRQFKEGLLTDEERYTKVLEIWARTKDLITKEAEKAIDKYGPLYSMLDSGARGSWSQASQMIGMKGLVANPAGKTIELPVKDSFKEGFSVLEYFISTHGTRKGMSDTALRTATAGYLTRRLVDVAQDMVVRDGDCGDTKGLLITREETEEMGETIAERVTGRVSLTNLRDLKTGEIIVKKGDLIDEEQAKKIAKIDPGEFYIRSSLTCKTVKGICQKCYGWDLGHKQLVRLGEAVGIIAAQSIGEPGTQLTMRTFHTGGVAEGDIIQGLPRVEGLFECRPVKNPAVMAEVDGIMDIENRGDQKIVRIFTKDIITDRYSLQGKKARVENGSYVEAGEELAISDKGQKIKAKAAGIVKIQGEELSVVREQNAAQEHLLPLETPLWVEKGQEVIRGDQFTEGYLDLRKLFKVSGAEAVQKYIICEVQRIYSTQGQDINDKHIEIITRQMFSKVSVENPGDSDFIPGAIIDKLRFERANQALKKQGREEITGEHLLLGITKASLNTESFLSAASFQETARVLIEAAVMNKEDKLEGLKENVIIGRLIPAGTGFRRDV, encoded by the coding sequence ATGTCTAATATTACCCCTTTTAGAGCAATCAAATTAAAACTCGCCTCTCCTGAAGAAATTCTTGCTTGGTCATATGGAGAGATCACTCGTCCTGAAACCATTAATTATCGCACCGGTAAACCGGAAAAGGATGGGCTGTTTTGTGAAAAGATTTTTGGTCCCACGAAAGATTGGGAGTGTTATTGCGGTAAATACAAAAGGATTCGTTATAAAGGAATTGTCTGCGACAAGTGCGGCGTGGAGGTAACCCGTTCCATTGTTCGTCGTGAGAGAATGGGGCATATTTCTCTAGCCGTTCCCGTATCCCACATTTGGTTTTTGCGCGGCGTGCCTTCCAAGGTTGGCTTGGTGCTGAATCTCGGAGTACAGAGTTTGGAAAAAGTAGTCTATTTTGCAAGTTATATTATTACTAAAGTGTATAAAGAAGCGAGAGAAAAAGCGAGGGTGCAGATTAATAAAGAGTTAAAAGTGAAACGAGAAGATATCATTCGCAGATATAAGGAAGTCGTCAGTTTATTAAAACAAGAGAAAGGCAAGGCGCTCTCGCGCCTCGAAACAAAAAGCAAGAGGGCAAAGATTGAGGCAGGATTTGATCAAAAGATTATTGCAAAGCATAAAGAACGGGAAAAAGCGCTTGAAGAATTGTCGGGCGCTGTGTTACTTGCCCAGCGAGAGCTTGCTAGCATTAAACGTCTAGCCGTCATCTCCGAATTGCAATACCGTAATTTTTCCTTAAAGTATGGCGAGGTATTTGAGGCGGGAATTGGCGCGGGCGCAATCCGAGATATTTTAGCTAAAATTAATTTGGAGAAGTTGGCGCAAAAATTGAACATAGAGTTTAAAAAAGCATCTTCTACAGAGCAGAAGCGGCTTAAAAAAAGGATTTCTTTAGTAGAGGGTATGATTCGAGCTAAGATTCGTCCCGAGTGGATGATTCTAACCGAGCTTCCGGTCATTCCCCCCGATCTTCGACCTATGGTTCAACTTGATGGAGGACGTTTCGCCGCTTCCGATCTTAATGATTTGTATCGGCGCATTATCAACCGCAATAATCGCTTAAAAAGATTGCAGGAATTAAATGCCCCGGAAGTAATCAAACGTAATGAGAAAAGAATGTTGCAAGAAGCAGTGGATGCTTTAATTGACAATGAAGCGCGGCACGGCAAGGTGGCCTCTTCTACTACAGGACAAAAAAGAGTTTTGCGATCGGTGGCGGATATGCTCAAAGGCAAGCAGGGCCGTTTCCGACAAAATCTTTTAGGGAAGCGCGTAGATTACTCTGGTCGCAGCGTAATCGTTGTGGGACCGAAACTGAAGTTGCATCAATGTGGCATTCCTAAAAAAATGGCATTGGAGCTTTTTAAGCCTTTCGTTATTTCTAAACTTATTCAAAAAGAATATACCCATAATGTCCGCTCGGCGGGTAAACTTTTAGAGGCTGGTACTCCGGAGGTTTGGGATATTTTGGAAGAGGTAATTCGCGATCAGTATGTCCTTTTGAATCGCGCCCCAACCCTGCACCGTTTGAGTATTCAGGCTTTTAAACCTATTCTTATCGAAGGTAAGGCAATTCAAATTCACCCTATGGTGTGTAGCGCTTTTAATGCTGATTTTGATGGCGATCAGATGGCAGTCCATGTTCCTTTGACGCGGATGGCGCGGGAGGAAGCAAGGAAGATTATGCTTTCCTCGCGCAATTTACTCAAGCCGGCAACCGGCGAACCAATCACTACTGCTTCTAAAGATATTGTGTTGGGTTGTTATTATATGACAAGAATTAGAGAAAAAGCGAAAGGGGAAGGCAAGATCTTTGCTACGCCCGAGGAAGCTTTATTGGCGCATGAGGAAGGGATTGTTGATATTCAAGCCCTGATTTTTGCAAGAATGAATTCGGGGGAGAAAGTTCAGACCTCCGTGGGCAGAATTATTTTTAATCAAATTTTACCTCCCGCTTTAAGGTTTCAAAATCAAGTCATGGATAAAAAGGCATTGAAAAATTTGATTGATTCCTGCCTGAAGAGATATGGTCGGAAACGAGCAGTTAAACTGATTGATGACATTAAGGACATGGGTTTTGAATATTTGACTCGTTCAGGGCTTTCTTGGGGGATGAATGACCTTCAGATTCCTGCCAGGAAAGAAGAGATTTTGAAAAAGGCGGATATAGAGGTAGATCAGATTTACAGGCAATTTAAGGAAGGACTTTTAACCGACGAGGAACGTTATACCAAGGTTTTAGAGATTTGGGCTCGCACTAAAGATTTAATTACCAAGGAAGCCGAGAAAGCAATAGATAAATATGGGCCATTATACTCAATGTTGGATTCTGGAGCGCGAGGGAGCTGGAGCCAGGCTTCCCAAATGATTGGGATGAAGGGACTCGTTGCTAATCCTGCCGGCAAGACCATTGAATTGCCGGTGAAAGATAGCTTTAAAGAAGGCTTTTCGGTATTGGAGTATTTCATTTCCACTCATGGCACGCGGAAGGGAATGTCGGATACTGCCCTGCGCACCGCCACCGCGGGTTATTTAACCAGAAGGCTCGTGGACGTGGCGCAGGATATGGTGGTTCGGGATGGGGATTGCGGCGATACCAAGGGACTTTTAATTACAAGAGAGGAAACCGAAGAAATGGGCGAGACCATCGCTGAAAGGGTAACCGGTCGGGTCTCTTTAACTAATTTGCGCGATTTGAAAACAGGCGAGATTATTGTGAAAAAGGGCGATCTTATTGATGAGGAGCAAGCGAAGAAAATCGCCAAGATTGATCCTGGCGAGTTCTATATCCGTTCGTCCCTTACTTGTAAGACAGTAAAGGGTATCTGCCAAAAATGTTATGGTTGGGATCTCGGGCACAAACAGTTGGTTAGGCTAGGGGAAGCGGTAGGGATTATTGCCGCTCAATCCATCGGGGAGCCAGGGACCCAGCTTACGATGCGCACCTTCCACACCGGAGGTGTGGCGGAAGGAGATATTATTCAAGGGTTACCTCGGGTGGAAGGACTTTTTGAATGCCGACCCGTCAAAAATCCAGCAGTCATGGCGGAAGTGGATGGCATCATGGATATTGAAAACCGCGGTGATCAAAAAATCGTCAGGATATTTACTAAAGACATCATCACTGACCGTTATTCACTGCAAGGCAAAAAAGCAAGAGTAGAGAATGGTAGTTATGTGGAGGCTGGTGAAGAATTGGCTATTTCGGATAAAGGTCAGAAGATTAAAGCTAAAGCTGCTGGTATTGTGAAGATCCAAGGGGAAGAATTATCCGTGGTAAGAGAACAAAATGCGGCTCAAGAACATCTTTTACCTTTGGAAACACCTTTATGGGTAGAAAAGGGGCAGGAGGTTATAAGGGGTGATCAATTTACCGAAGGTTATTTAGACTTACGCAAGTTATTTAAGGTTTCGGGCGCGGAAGCAGTGCAGAAATATATTATTTGTGAAGTACAGCGTATTTATTCTACCCAAGGTCAGGATATTAATGATAAACATATTGAAATTATCACGCGTCAGATGTTTTCCAAGGTAAGCGTGGAAAATCCCGGAGACTCCGATTTCATCCCTGGCGCTATCATAGATAAATTGCGTTTTGAACGCGCGAATCAGGCATTAAAAAAACAAGGTCGCGAAGAGATTACAGGCGAACATCTTCTCTTGGGGATCACGAAGGCTTCCTTAAATACCGAAAGCTTTTTATCCGCTGCCTCCTTTCAAGAAACTGCTCGGGTGCTCATAGAGGCCGCGGTGATGAATAAAGAAGATAAACTGGAAGGATTAAAGGAAAACGTGATCATTGGTCGTTTAATCCCGGCGGGCACAGGTTTTAGAAGAGATGTCTAA
- a CDS encoding DNA translocase FtsK 4TM domain-containing protein, giving the protein MFHSPNARRRGRPKGAKSRRRGRPPKKQSIMGESHEELISRLNPRMTRAVVLILFFISGALGVLSVFGRAGILGQYCKLLLINLFGWSYFFIPFFILILAYFVLRAQHYHLRKWNYLGAALFLVNLVALFQLILARNLGFQEMKGIAGGGYLGFAATFFPQKFLGLGGSLVLVVGLFVLGVFLMFNISLRGVAQTTKEGLNKAHLLGAKLKFGQGDDVAIRDLDGEPNLMSTAEIEKAMRREQKKDRPQIHLPVDVDLNIASSKRAESFIDTSWILPPLTLLKEARGKPVSGNIRLRSQIIQKTLADFGIAVEMDQVNIGPTVTQYTLKPATGVKLRQITTLQNDLSLALAAHPIRIEAPIPGKSLVGIEVPNQEVALVRLKDILVSDQFYGLNSDLKIALGKDVAGHPVVTDLERMPHLLIGGATGSGKSVCLNGIILSLLYQRSPRELKFILVDPKRVEMTSYNDLPHLLTPVVTEPKKTVNALKWAVKEMDRRFQVLSEAGKRNIGGFNAACVPEERLPYIVVVIDELADLMAVAANEVEAAIVRLAQMARATGIHLVVATQRPSVDVITGLIKANITSRIAFNVASHIDSRTIIDTAGADKLLGNGDMLFISSTESKPKRIQGALVSDSEIEGVVKFLGKREEPEFNPEVTEKQGRLGFGGVPLPEGEEEIDDELFEEAKNLVIQSGKASASLLQRRLKVGYARAARLLDYLEEQGIVGPSDGAKPREILTKGNVQIINANGESQNTGNQVLREDLERIKTFEDEERNNGNY; this is encoded by the coding sequence ATGTTTCATTCTCCGAACGCGCGGCGCCGGGGCAGACCCAAAGGAGCAAAAAGCAGAAGAAGGGGTCGGCCTCCGAAAAAACAAAGCATTATGGGAGAGAGCCATGAGGAATTAATTTCCCGCCTTAATCCCCGTATGACACGGGCAGTGGTTTTAATCTTGTTTTTCATAAGCGGCGCTCTAGGGGTTTTAAGTGTCTTTGGTCGTGCCGGCATTTTAGGACAATATTGTAAACTTCTTCTCATTAATCTTTTTGGCTGGTCTTATTTTTTTATCCCATTTTTTATTTTGATCTTGGCTTATTTTGTTTTGAGAGCTCAACATTATCATTTGCGTAAATGGAATTATCTCGGTGCGGCTTTGTTTTTAGTAAATTTAGTCGCTTTATTCCAGCTGATTTTAGCCCGCAATTTGGGTTTTCAGGAGATGAAAGGAATCGCCGGCGGCGGTTATTTAGGTTTTGCGGCCACCTTTTTTCCCCAGAAATTTTTAGGCCTCGGGGGTAGTTTGGTTTTGGTAGTTGGACTTTTTGTTCTAGGCGTCTTCTTAATGTTTAATATTTCTTTAAGGGGTGTGGCCCAAACTACAAAAGAGGGACTAAATAAAGCTCATTTATTGGGCGCGAAATTGAAATTCGGGCAAGGGGATGATGTTGCGATTAGGGATTTGGATGGCGAGCCGAATTTAATGAGCACCGCAGAGATTGAAAAAGCAATGCGGCGGGAACAAAAGAAAGATCGGCCCCAGATTCATTTACCTGTGGATGTGGATTTAAATATAGCAAGCAGTAAGAGAGCAGAATCTTTCATTGATACTAGTTGGATTCTACCCCCTCTTACTCTCCTTAAAGAAGCGCGAGGCAAGCCAGTATCGGGTAATATCCGATTGCGCTCGCAGATTATTCAAAAGACTCTAGCGGATTTTGGCATTGCGGTGGAAATGGATCAGGTGAATATAGGGCCCACTGTGACCCAATACACCCTCAAGCCAGCGACGGGCGTGAAGCTTAGACAAATCACTACTCTCCAGAACGATCTCTCTCTCGCCCTTGCCGCTCATCCGATCCGTATTGAAGCGCCGATTCCGGGAAAGTCATTGGTGGGGATTGAGGTTCCTAATCAAGAGGTGGCTTTAGTGCGCCTTAAAGATATTCTTGTTTCTGATCAATTTTACGGTTTAAATTCTGATCTTAAGATTGCTTTAGGCAAAGATGTGGCGGGGCATCCGGTAGTTACGGATTTGGAGAGGATGCCTCATCTTTTAATTGGAGGAGCGACCGGCAGCGGCAAATCCGTATGCTTGAATGGCATTATTTTAAGTCTTTTATATCAGCGTTCGCCAAGGGAATTAAAATTTATTCTTGTGGATCCTAAAAGAGTAGAGATGACTAGTTATAATGATCTCCCTCATCTTTTAACGCCCGTGGTTACGGAACCCAAAAAGACCGTTAATGCTTTAAAATGGGCTGTTAAAGAGATGGACCGCCGTTTTCAAGTTTTGTCGGAAGCAGGGAAGAGAAATATAGGAGGCTTTAATGCGGCTTGTGTTCCGGAAGAACGTTTACCTTATATTGTAGTTGTTATTGATGAACTAGCCGATTTAATGGCCGTGGCCGCTAATGAGGTTGAAGCCGCTATTGTGCGGCTGGCGCAAATGGCGCGGGCGACTGGGATTCATCTTGTAGTTGCCACTCAAAGACCATCGGTTGATGTCATCACAGGCTTAATTAAAGCTAATATTACGAGTAGAATTGCTTTTAATGTCGCGAGCCACATTGATTCGCGGACAATTATCGATACCGCGGGCGCAGATAAACTCCTTGGTAACGGTGATATGCTTTTTATTTCCTCCACAGAAAGTAAACCTAAACGGATTCAGGGTGCTTTAGTATCGGATTCAGAGATTGAGGGAGTGGTGAAATTTTTAGGCAAACGAGAAGAACCCGAGTTCAATCCTGAAGTAACGGAAAAACAAGGCCGCTTGGGTTTCGGGGGTGTCCCTTTGCCCGAGGGGGAGGAAGAAATTGACGATGAGTTGTTTGAAGAGGCAAAAAATTTAGTAATTCAATCCGGCAAGGCTTCAGCTTCTCTTTTACAACGTCGCTTAAAGGTGGGTTATGCCCGCGCCGCCAGGCTTTTAGATTATTTAGAGGAGCAGGGGATTGTGGGGCCGTCAGACGGCGCGAAGCCGAGAGAGATTTTAACTAAAGGGAATGTGCAGATTATTAATGCCAATGGCGAATCCCAGAATACAGGGAATCAGGTCTTACGAGAGGATCTGGAACGGATTAAAACTTTTGAAGATGAAGAAAGGAATAATGGGAATTATTAA